The Haloarcula sp. CBA1127 genomic interval TCTCAGTAACCCAGCCCGCGACGTTCAAGATTCGTGACGCAAAACTGAGCAGTTCATCCGTTGCAACCGGCGAATCAGTTGACGTGACAGCGACTGTTGCAAATGTCGGCACAGAGAGTGGGAACTACACCGCGGCGCTCACAGAGAGCAACCAGACGCTCAAGTCCAAAAGCATCGGTCCGATTGCCGGCGGTGAGACAGCAACTGTGTCATTCAGTATCTCCTTCGACAATGAGGGCAACCGGTCGCTCGCTATTGGCAACGCAACCACCGAAACGCTCGCCGTCGAAGCTGAAAGCAGTAGCGACGGCGGTGGAGGCGGTGGTGGTGGCGGCGGAGGCGGTGGAGGCGGCGGCGGCTTCGATCTCAGTGACGAGTCGGACGAGACCGACAACGGCGGCGGCGCAGAGGCTCCCCCCATCTCGCAGTCACAGATCGACAACGGAGTCACTGTCCAAGTGACTGCCGACGCTGCGAACTCGACGGTCACCCAGTCGCTGAACCGCTCCGGTCCGTCTGAGACCGCGCCGGCGTTTACCCTCTCTGAACTCTCGCTCAACGTGACCAACGAAAGCGATGGGTTCAACACGACGCTGCTCGGCCCACACGCCACGCCAAACGATATGGCTGCGGTCCAAGAAGACGGCGTGCGCGGATACGTGACCGTCACTTCCGGCGCAAATGCGTCTGCCATCAGCCGGGCGACGTACACCCTGCGGCTCAACGAATCGGCGCTTCCGGCCAACGGGTCGATGGACGCTGTCCGGGTGTTCCAGTACCACAACGGGTCCTGGAGTCAGCTGCCCAGTACTGTCAATATAACTAACAGGTCCATTCAGGCGACGGCGTCCAATTTATCAACTATCGCTGTCGTTTCCCCGGCCACTAATGCGTCCACTCCGAAGGCATCTGGTCCTTCGAATACGGATACATCGACTCCGACACCCGCAGAACTCACCGTTGCCGATGCGTCCCTGATGGCTGACTGGGTCCGGTCCGGATTCAACACGTCGGCGCGGGCGACAGTCGAGAACCCGACCAACGAAACCGTCGAACAGACGCTGACGGTCACTGTTGACGGCGACTCGGTCGCTTCTCGGACTGTCCGGCTTAACGCTGGCGAACAGACTACTGTGACAATAGAGTTCGAGGCTGTCGACGGCGCAGTCGCGGTCAACGGCGTCAGTGCCGGTGACCTGCGTGTCGGCTCGACTACCGCCCAGAGCACGGGTGGGTCCGGGACTGACGAGACTGGTGAAAGCGGCGGCGGCGCGGAGCCAGCCTCCGAGACGGTCTCAGCCTCTGGACCCGGATTCACCGTTCAGCTGGTCGCACTTGTGCTGGCGTTGGTCGCCGGTCTCGTCAGAGTCCATCGTAGCGTGTAGCGGTCGTACGGACGGCAGATTTTCCGGCCTCACTACCGGTTGTGTGTATGAAGGACGACCTTACCGAGGGTTTGGCTGCTGGGTAACTAATCCTTTACTCGCGTACCTCCCTGTATGAGCGAGGTCAAAAAACTCTTTGCTGCTGTCACTATCGTTTTCGGCACCGCTGCACTCGTATCTGTATTCGCTGTCGGCAGCGTGGGCGCCTCCGACGCCGGCTCCCAGAACGGTGTATCGGCTGCCACAGTAAGCACACCTGAAGTCACCGTCGAATCTATCGTTGAGGCCGACTCTGAGAGAGTACTCGGGCAGGTGAACGAAACGGACACACCGACTGAAAGCGATCAGACGGAGGAACCCACGGAGAGCCCGGAGACTCCGACTGAGAGCGAGGAAACGGAGGAATCGACCGAAAACGAAGAAACGGAAGAGCCGACGCAAACCGAGGACCCCACAGAAAGAGATACCGAGAGGCAGACCCAGACTGAAGGACCGACGGACGGTGAGGAAACTGGAGAGCCAACTGACAGCGAGGAGACCGAAGAACCAACCGACAGTGGAGAGACCGAGGAACCGACGGACAATGAGGAAACCGAAGAACCGACCAACAGTGAAGAGACCGAGGAACCGACGGACAATGAGGAAACCGAAGAACCGACCAACAGTGAAGAGACCGAGGAACCGACGGACAATGAGGAAACCGAAGAACCGACCAACAGTGAAGAGACCGAGGAGCCGACGGACAATGAGGAAACCGAGGGACCAACAGACAGTGAAGAGACCGAGGAGCCGACCGACAGTGAAGAGACCGAGGAGCCGACCGACAGTGAAGAGACCGAAGAACCGACGGACGATGGGGAGACCGAGGAACCGACGGACGATGGGGAGACCGAGGAACCGACGGACGATGGGGAGACCGAGGAACCGACGGACAGCGGAGAGACCGAGGAGCCGACTGAGGGTGAAGGGACTGAACAACCAACTGACAGCGAGGAGACTGAAAACGGGACACAGAACGCAACTGAAACAGATGACAATGTCGGTGCTGCCGACACCGACGACTCGGATGACAACTCCGACGACGACAGCGATACCAATGGTGGTGGTTCGAACGATTCAGGCGACTCCGACAATAGCGGCTCCGATGACTTTGACGGTTCGGACAACGACGATGACTCCCAGTCCGACGATGGACTCTATGACGATATCACGGGGTCGGATGGCAATGAAAACGGGACGTCGACCGATGCGAAGAACGCAACCGCGCGGAACGGAACAGCAGGCGGGGGCGCGCCTGCCGGCAACACGACTGGCGACGGGAACGAAACCGCCGGTTTCGGGACCGAAGTGAGTACCGGTGGGGAACCCACTCCCGAACGACGGGGGAACGCCGATTTGCAGATCAGGGAGGCGTCATTGTCGGCTGACTGGGTTCGATCCGGGTTCAATACGACTGTGCGAACGACAGTAAAGAATGCCCGTCAGCGGCCGGTTAACGAGACACTGACTGTGACGGTCGACGGCGAACCGGTGACGACGGACCGGGTGGCGCTTGACCCCGAGGAAGAGGCGGTCGTCGAGACCGAGTTCGAGGCGGTCAACGGAACCGTTCGGGTCAACGGCGAGACGGCGGGCCCGCTCACAGTCGAAAACCAATCCGTTCCGGTTACTGACGGCGACGAACAGGCGACGACCGCGGCGCAGGGCCCCGGGTTCTCACTCGCACAGGTGGGCGTCGGTGTCGCGATACTCACCGTCGTCGGCTGGACGCGCCGGGCCCTCAGACGCCAGCGGGACCGCTGAATCGGACCACGGGCGGGCGATCCGAACTGGTTGTGTGGTGGATTTTTACTCACACCGTCCGACAGTCCGGTATGGCTCGTAACCTCGCAGTCGTTGGTGCCGGTGGTGCCGGTGCGGCGGCAGCGTACGCGCTTCACGATGCAGACGTCGACGTAACAGTGTTCGAGAAGAGCCGCGGCGTCTGCGGGCGCGCTGCGACCCGGCGACACGGCGACTGTACGTACGAGTACGGGGCGAATTATCTCAAGGCCGACGACGGCCGCGTGACAGAACTGGTCACAGAGGCCCTCCCGACCGAGGGACTCGTCGATATCGAGGAACCGGTGTACGCGTTCGACAGGACCGGCGGCATCGACGCCGGCCGGGATGCTGACGAACACAAATGGACGTACGAGGCGGGCATTACACAGGTCGCAAAGCGGCTGTTCAACGAGGCAGACGCCGACGTAGAGAACGGCGTGCGGGTCGAGCGTCTGGAGCGACAGCGCGACGGCTGGCGGCTTGAGGACGATGAGGGGGTGGACCTTGGACACTTCGACGCCACGCTGCTAACACCGCCAGCGCCCCAGACGGCAGACCTGCTGGGACAGTCGCGGTGGGACCACGACGACTGCCGGGAGCTTCGGCAGGAGGTCGCCACGGTCCCTTATCGAACGGTCATCGCCGGCGTGTTGCACTACCCCTTCGAACTCGACGTGCCGTGGTACGCCGCGGTCAACAGCGACAAAGACCACGACATCGGCTGGGTCGGCCGCGAAGAGTGCAAAGACGGGCACGTTCCCGACGGCGAGTCCCTGCTGCTGGTCCAGATGAACGAACCATGGTCGATTGCGAACTACGACGAACACCCCGACACGCTCATCGACGACATCGCGTCGCGGACGGCCCGACTGCTGGACGACGACCGGCTGGCCGACCCCGACTGGACCGACCACCAGCACTGGCGCTACTCCCAGCCCGAGGGCGAGGTCGACCACGACCTGCTGTCGTGTGCGGCCGAGCACGACCTGCACTTCGCCGGCGACTGGGTGGCCGGCAAGGGGCGACTCCACGCGGCGCTACGGAACGGACTGGAGACGGGCGAGGCAATCGCCGACAGCGGGTAACGGAACGCCTTTGGGTGCCCGCCGACAGCCACCGACATGGACCACAAGCGGGAACTGACGAGCGTCGACCTCGCCGCTCTTGAGGGAGAACTCGCCGGCTACGAGGGCGCGAAGCTCGACAAGGCGTACCTCTACCCCGAGGACGACCTCGTCAGACTGAAGCTCCGGGACTTCGACCGCGGGCGCGTCGAGTTCCTCATCGAGGTCGGTGACGTCAAGCGCGCCCACGTTGCCGACCAGAGCCACGTCCCCGACGCGCCGGGTCGGCCGCCGGACTTCGCGATGATGCTCCGGAACCGGCTGTCGGGCGCTGACCTCGTCCGCGTCGAACAGTTCGAGTTCGACCGCATCATCGAACTGGAGTTCGACCGCGAGGACGCGTCGACGACTATCGTTGCGGAGCTGTTCGGCGACGGGAACGTCGCCGTGCTGGACGAATACGGCGAGGTCATCGACTGTCTGGAGACGGTGCGACTCAAATCCCGCACCGTCGCACCCGGGACGCCCTACGAGTTCCCGTCGGCGCGGTTCAATCCGATGACTGTCGATTACGACGGCTTCGTCGCCCGTATCAAGGAATCCGACGCTGACCTCGTGCGGACGCTGGCGACGCAACTGAACTTCGGCGGCCTCTACGGCGAGGAGCTGTGTACCCGCGCCGGCATCGACTACAACGTCGCCGTCGACGACCTCGACGAATCCGATTTCGAGCGGCTGTACGAACTCATCGACGAGCTGGGAACGC includes:
- a CDS encoding NAD(P)/FAD-dependent oxidoreductase produces the protein MARNLAVVGAGGAGAAAAYALHDADVDVTVFEKSRGVCGRAATRRHGDCTYEYGANYLKADDGRVTELVTEALPTEGLVDIEEPVYAFDRTGGIDAGRDADEHKWTYEAGITQVAKRLFNEADADVENGVRVERLERQRDGWRLEDDEGVDLGHFDATLLTPPAPQTADLLGQSRWDHDDCRELRQEVATVPYRTVIAGVLHYPFELDVPWYAAVNSDKDHDIGWVGREECKDGHVPDGESLLLVQMNEPWSIANYDEHPDTLIDDIASRTARLLDDDRLADPDWTDHQHWRYSQPEGEVDHDLLSCAAEHDLHFAGDWVAGKGRLHAALRNGLETGEAIADSG